A genomic window from Emys orbicularis isolate rEmyOrb1 chromosome 24, rEmyOrb1.hap1, whole genome shotgun sequence includes:
- the MISP gene encoding mitotic interactor and substrate of PLK1 has translation MQPMRGLPEKGQACGPGSLLQAQANSQNSSTDLGPGAYQGNAARGLLAAPAPSPHPAPNPDLRSSKTHSLANTSPAGCPLRGLHGELERPCWRVHLTGQQNVFHAEGLQVYEEPAINPTGELQLRVQEDASEELTEESPQEMDRVTRNLIFHIPHTTPEYSTHQGSSSAEPRAESSDDVFAPYSQDNRKAENGHDWRPSYLPEDRSELATNSLDAGRDLWTPPPDRESKLELVKSGMLYDVRAYKEERKPSKLYSDDEEELNYALTCLDISPEKAKELEEERKEVIQSQVVRRSSTMAEKQNSIEELDSLSTGSAGRYEAKQGGGYATSFALCFDSPSPAQVRTTVNPENIDREQINFAAARQQFLTLEKTNPSLLFSPRQQVMSPKPESTQNTYEGEWHSAEAVVKLFMDYDDANAPSQREINGYDVVYKTPMAEELYAPKKAGIEREDPNGRMASLTKTSSRDDLDSGLGEMSNESSAGYVSDGSMSNEVFDTQLDFKASNQDPAKELKARNETPIEREIRLAMEREESLRKERGIRRLTRSSELVEIQTKPLLSTSFSLPSSRKVKDKGRVSFYVQREIEQETKREEDLKKEGRLLGMYDKGTQQELGERKKVFEQEDAFPAPHKTTFAKKSEDLTGTLNGKFALEQAMDGSFGPTESTTDGKRVPNHNVNLISFQAYQPYSTLNTSKRSMADELLSCNQPSGSCSKLVDEDSFGARCPSSTERADSTPSPEERVRVHKEYFATPFWKPKLSFVSDQGTQGLLGKEKMLEPAGAQEDQYTLKKCKPQTSWLIEEEIRNALQREQELQEQRRHRLLTDSFSPATDDGSAWEKGFRSQLSSQSSAASGIADSYWVTESPVSVPASHQSGTPGSASPPNVPSPYQGYTGRHASETAHDGPTGPPRDEKKKMKLKEDRKYASIEASDDVNAEILESTRVTRHKNAMAKRWESGQFFNKDNA, from the exons GGACAGCAAAACGTCTTTCATGCAGAAGGCCTTCAGGTGTATGAGGAACCCGCGATTAACCCCACTGGTGAACTGCAGCTCAGAGTCCAGGAAGACGCTTCTGAAGAGTTGACTGAGGAATCGCCCCAGGAAATGGACAGAGTCACCAGAAACCTGATCTTCCATATCCCTCACACGACTCCTGAATACAGCACTCACCAAGGCAGCTCGTCTGCAGAACCGAGAGCTGAGAGCAGCGATGACGTGTTTGCTCCCTACAGCCAGGACAACCGGAAGGCTGAAAATGGCCACGACTGGAGACCCAGCTATCTGCCAGAAGACAGATCTGAATTAGCAACAAACTCTCTGGATGCTGGAAGGGATCTCTGGACTCCACCTCCAGACAGAGAGTCCAAGCTAGAGCTCGTGAAGTCGGGGATGTTGTATGATGTCAGAGCTTATAAAGAGGAGAGGAAGCCATCCAAGCTGTACTCAGATGATGAAGAAGAGCTGAATTACGCGCTCACCTGTTTGGACATCTCTCCCGAGAAAGCAAAAGAGCTtgaagaggagaggaaagaggtcATCCAAAGCCAGGTGGTGAGGAGAAGCTCCACCATGGCTGAGAAGCAGAACTCCATAGAGGAGCTGGATTCTCTAAGCACAGGCTCAGCGGGTAGGTATGAGGCTAAGCAGGGAGGAGGCTATGCCACCAGCTTTGCCCTTTGCTTTGATAGCCCTTCCCCGGCTCAAGTGAGGACGACCGTCAACCCTGAAAACATAGACAGGGAGCAGATCAACTTTGCCGCTGCCCGGCAACAGTTCCTCACGCTGGAAAAGACTAACCCAAGCTTGCTCTTCAGCCCAAGGCAGCAAGTTATGTCTCCAAAGCCAGAATCAACTCAGAACACCTATGAGGGAGAGTGGCACAGCGCTGAGGCTGTGGTAAAGCTGTTTATGGACTATGACGATGCCAATGCACCCAGTCAGAGAGAGATCAACGGGTATGATGTGGTGTACAAGACACCCATGGCTGAGGAGCTGTATGCTCCCAAAAAGGCTGGTATAGAAAGGGAAGATCCCAACGGGAGAATGGCCAGCTTGACCAAAACCTCTTCCAGAGATGACCTGGACTCCGGCTTGGGTGAAATGTCCAATGAGTCCAGCGCGGGTTACGTTAGCGATGGAAGCATGTCCAATGAGGTCTTCGACACTCAGCTGGATTTCAAAGCCAGCAACCAGGATCCTGCCAAAGAGCTGAAGGCCAGGAATGAGACGCCCATTGAACGGGAAATCCGCTTGGCAATGGAGAGGGAGGAAAGCCTACGGAAAGAGAGAGGGATCCGGAGACTGACCAGGAGCAGTGAGCTGGTGGAAATCCAGACCAAGCCCCTCCTCTCCACGTCTTTCTCTTTACCTTCCTCCAGGAAAGTGAAAGACAAAGGCCGTGTTTCCTTCTACGTCCAGAGGGAGATCGAGCAGGAAACCAAGCGGGAAGAAGATCTGAAGAAGGAAGGGAGGCTACTGGGGATGTATGATAAGGGGACGCAGCAGGAACTGGGTGAGCGCAAGAAAGTGTTCGAGCAGGAGGATGCCTTCCCGGCCCCACACAAAACAACGTTTGCAAAGAAATCAGAGGACCTAACGGGGACCCTGAACGGCAAATTTGCACTAGAGCAAGCCATGGATGGCAGCTTCGGCCCCACGGAGAGCACCACAGATGGAAAGAGAGTCCCTAACCACAATGTGAATCTAATAAGCTTCCAGGCTTATCAGCCATATTCCACGCTAAACACCAGTAAGAGAAGCATGGCGGATGAGCTGCTGTCATGCAATCAGCCCTCCGGCAGCTGCAGCAAGTTGGTGGATGAGGATTCCTTCGGGGCAAGGTGCCCCAGCAGTACAGAGAGGGCAGATTCCACACCAAGTCCGGAGGAGAGGGTCAGGGTGCACAAGGAATACTTTGCCACACCGTTCTGGAAACCCAAGCTCTCCTTTGTGAGCGACCAGGGGACACAGGGCCTGCTCGGAAAGGAAAAGATGCTGGAGCCAGCGGGCGCCCAGGAGGACCAGTACACCCTGAAGAAGTGCAAGCCCCAGACGTCTTGGCTGATCGAGGAGGAGATCCGGAATGCTCTGCAGAGggaacaggagctgcaggagcagcggAGGCACAGGCTGCTGACGGACAGCTTCTCTCCAGCCACCGATGACGGCTCTGCCTGGGAGAAGGGCTTCCGGTCTCAGCTTTCATCTCAGAGTTCag CCGCCTCGGGCATCGCTGACAGCTACTGGGTGACTGAATCACCCGTCTCTGTTCCTGCCTCGCACCAGTCAGGGACGCCGGGGTCAGCCTCTCCACCTAACGTGCCCAGTCCCTATCAGGGCTACACGGGCAGACACGCCTCTGAAACAGCCCATGACGGTCCCACGGGGCCCCCGCGGGATGAGAAGAAGAAGATGAAGCTGAAAGAAGACAGGAAG TATGCAAGCATTGAAGCAAGCGATGACGTCAACGCAGAG aTTTTAGAAAGCACCAGAGTGACACGCCACAAGAATGCCATGGCCAAACGCTGGGAATCAGGACAGTTCTTCAACAAAGATAATGCCTGA
- the LOC135894286 gene encoding uncharacterized protein KIAA1958-like, which yields MYMLTNENVCDDMYNNVSSVAMALSNLVTWAHTHGTICSQIPSLEIIQNMGHPTRDNSVLWICESGHAYHWPCGALYFKSQEEREEAADRKKRSRSYDSWSMEHNLSDKKYRVASPFEKKKADSVNMGSCSRSPEIMHKKEDTFCVISDTTVTKEEQSGVVPQKDSYSMRSCFAVERSLPSTDYHARTDHGNEEPESREDLQDISDEEEFETDTGDQLRRSNCDSERVFQNKEASAEEEPQMHGDSKVISKQAAILTSVSVFKEKAAVIPCLQETLEDSHHRSLESNCLKLTAFHPTKSKSKTSKAGNSCESTASKEQLKPFPVSSMETKAQFEPPPVLAFYDTALTGAVHQQFQLWPSVCTTSGMGLAGNRAEIPTEENKQPRPQNAANSLALPTVENENSEDSLPVASDKKTLKKSESKRIRNIGDIKMFRDWLASHYPSETREIFTLPPADLDNYLASFYTRVRKQNGTEFSANSLFFFQSSIDRYLKEHKYEYNVIKGPEFTASQEALKVKCQNLVQKERERDWNILENLTDKDVEDLRKKGILSRMHPEGFLHLMLVNIIRGFGTNTHSQTPNLWWGQIVLKKNKEGLEYLEWKDDRNTQASTEESVLCIYAKPDNPGNCPVRDYKEYAKRRPLDMHHDRDPFYLSPKPLCCIWDQIWYCRKSLTKTKMEKMMKVIVQQVKGSEKKSMK from the exons ATGTACATGCTAACA AACGAGAACGTTTGTGATGACATGTACAACAATGTCAGCTCAGTTGCCATGGCTCTATCTAATTTAGTGACTTGGGCACATACTCATGGAACTATATGCAGTCAAATCCCAAGCTTGGAAATTATACAGAATATGGGACATCCCACCAGGgacaattctgttttgtggaTATGTGAATCTGGACATGCATATCACTGGCCCTGTGGGGCATTATACTTCAAAAGCCAGGAGGAAAGGGAGGAAGCTGCAGATCGGAAAAAGAGGTCCAGAAGCTATGACTCCTGGTCAATGGAACATAATTTAAGTGACAAGAAGTACAGGGTAGCCTCACCTtttgaaaaaaagaaagctgactCAGTTAACATGGGATCATGCAGCAGATCCCCCGAAATAATGCACAAGAAAGAGGACACATTCTGTGTAATCTCTGATACAACAGTGACAAAAGAAGAGCAGAGTGGAGTAGTTCCTCAGAAAGACAGCTACTCCATGAGGTCATGCTTTGCTGTGGAGCGGAGTCTTCCATCAACTGACTATCATGCCAGAACTGACCACGGTAATGAAGAGCCAGAAAGCAGGGAGGACCTGCAAGACATCTCTGATGAAGAAGAATTTGAAACAGATACAGGAGACCAACTACGCAGAAGTAATTGTGATTCTGAAAGAGTATTCCAGAATAAAGAAGCATCTGCTGAGGAGGAACCGCAAATGCATGGAGATAGTAAGGTCATTAGCAAACAAGCAGCCATCCTGACATCAGTTTCTGTCTTTAAAGAAAAGGCTGCAGTAATTCCCTGTTTACAGGAGACTTTAGAAGACAGCCATCATAGGAGCCTGGAAAGCAACTGCTTGAAGTTAACAGCTTTTCATCCTACAAAGTCCAAAAGCAAAACCTCTAAAGCAGGGAATTCCTGTGAATCAACAGCATCCAAAGAACAGTTAAAGCCATTTCCTGTCTCCAGCATGGAAACAAAGGCCCAGTTTGAGCCCCCCCCAGTCTTGGCTTTCTATGACACTGCACTCACTGGAGCTGTCCATCAGCAGTTCCAGCTGTGGCCGTCTGTGTGCACCACATCAGGAATGGGACTAGCTGGGAACCGTGCTGAAATACCTACTGAGGAGAACAAACAGCCAAGACCACAGAATGCTGCAAATTCTTTAGCCCTGCCTACTGTGGAGAATGAAAACTCTGAGGACAGTCTGCCCGTGGCTTCAGACAAAA AGACATTGAAGAAGTCGGAGAGTAAGAGAATTCGTAATATTGGTGATATAAAAATGTTCAGAGACTGGTTGGCGTCACATTATCCTTCTGAAACGCGTGAGATCTTCACACTGCCACCTGCAGACCTTGATAATTACCTCGCCTCCTTCTATACTAGAGTCAGGAAACAGAATGGCACAGAGTTTTCCGCCAACTCTTTATTCTTCTTTCAGAGCAGTATAGACAGATACCTCAAGGAACACAAATACGAGTATAATGTGATTAAAGGGCCTGAGTTCACAGCATCTCAGGAAGCTTTAAAAGTAAAATGCCAGAATCTAGTAcagaaggagagggagagagattggaATATTTTGGAAAACCTGACAGATAAAGATGTAGAGGATCTTCGTAAAAAGGGCATACTGAGTCGAATGCATCCCGAAGGATTTCTGCACCTAATGCTTGTAAACATCATCCGAGGCTTTGggacaaacacacacagtcaGACTCCAAATCTGTGGTGGGGGCAGATTGTGTTAAAAAAGAACAAGGAGGGATTAGAGTACTTGGAGTGGAAAGATGATCGGAACACACAGGCAAGCACAGAAGAGTCAGTTCTATGTATTTATGCCAAACCTGATAATCCAGGCAACTGTCCAGTCAGGGACTATAAGGAGTATGCTAAGAGAAGGCCATTGGATATGCATCATGACCGCGATCCATTTTACTTATCTCCTAAACCTTTGTGCTGCATATGGGACCAAATATGGTACTGTAGAAAATCACTGACAAAAACCAAAATGGAGAAAATGATGAAAGTCATTGTCCAGCAAGTTAAAGGATCTGAAAAAAAGTCCATGAAATAA